A region from the Melioribacter roseus P3M-2 genome encodes:
- the gcvP gene encoding aminomethyl-transferring glycine dehydrogenase → METPLFNDKFVNRHVGPDESDIKQMCDTIAVSSLDELVEKALPESIRSEKKLELDEPLSEYHMIERLTEIANENKLFKNYIGLGYYPVILPGVIRRNILENPDWYTPYTPYQAEISQGRLEALLNFQTMIIDMTGLPIANASLLDEATAAAEAMAMLFNFQKNGKKNANKFFVSNDVFPQTIEVLKTRSEPIGIELVIDEPGNARFDESYFGLIVQYPASSGKIIDYSELFKKADEFGILKAVAADLMSLTLLTPPGEFGADVAVGATQRFGVPMGFGGPHAAYFATKEEYKRFVPGRIIGVSIDRHGNRALRMALQTREQHIKREHATSNICTSQALLAVMASMYAVYHGPEGIKNIAERIHYLTSLLNSHLKNMGLNQLNDFYFDTLLIKFKNPSEVESVRKLALERKINFRYTDADKISISISQATTFEDIAEIVEIFDKALGLSYSTKVDKIEFDYYAIPDKLKRRSPYLTHPVFNKYHSETELMRYIKSLTVKDFSLTTSMISLGSCTMKLNAATEMFGISWEEFTEIHPFAPSDQAEGYFRIIKELGDDLMKITGFKGISFQPNSGAQGEYTGLMVIRAYHKSRGEGNRNIVLIPSSAHGTNPASAVMAGNKVVVVKCDENGNIDLNDLKSKAEEHKDNLSALMVTYPSTHGVFEEDIVEICKIIHDNGGQVYMDGANLNALVGLAYPAEIGADVCHINLHKTFAIPHGGGGPGMGPIAVAEHLKPFLPGHPLVKTGGENAISAVSAAPFGSPLILIISYAYIKMMGGEGLTHATKAAILNANYLKEKLKSYFPVLYSGKRGFVAHELIFDTRKFKQTAKIDVDDIAKRLMDYGFHAPTVSFPVPGTLMVEPTESESKYELDRFCDAMISIYNEIKEIEEGKFDAEDNVLKNAPHTPFELSADEWNHSYTRTKAAFPVDYLKIYKPWVSVGRINNAYGDRNLICSCPPVSQYE, encoded by the coding sequence TTAACGACAAATTTGTCAATCGCCATGTCGGACCCGACGAAAGCGATATTAAACAAATGTGCGACACAATCGCCGTTTCTTCGCTCGATGAACTTGTTGAAAAAGCTCTGCCTGAATCAATACGCAGCGAAAAAAAGCTCGAGCTGGACGAACCGTTGAGCGAATACCACATGATCGAAAGACTCACGGAAATTGCAAACGAAAACAAACTTTTCAAGAATTATATCGGACTCGGTTATTATCCCGTTATTTTGCCGGGAGTAATTCGGAGAAACATTCTGGAAAATCCCGATTGGTACACTCCATACACTCCGTATCAGGCAGAAATATCGCAGGGAAGGCTAGAAGCCTTGCTCAATTTCCAGACTATGATAATCGACATGACAGGGTTGCCGATTGCAAACGCTTCGTTACTCGACGAAGCGACAGCGGCGGCCGAAGCGATGGCAATGCTATTTAATTTTCAGAAAAACGGAAAGAAAAACGCCAATAAATTTTTCGTATCGAATGACGTTTTTCCTCAAACAATTGAAGTGCTGAAAACGAGAAGCGAACCTATCGGTATTGAACTCGTGATAGATGAGCCCGGGAATGCCCGGTTTGACGAATCGTATTTCGGGCTTATTGTTCAATATCCCGCTTCCTCCGGAAAAATTATCGATTATTCGGAATTATTCAAAAAAGCAGACGAGTTCGGAATTCTCAAAGCTGTGGCTGCTGATTTAATGAGTTTAACTCTTCTGACTCCTCCGGGAGAATTCGGCGCCGACGTAGCAGTTGGCGCAACGCAGCGCTTCGGCGTGCCGATGGGATTCGGCGGTCCGCATGCGGCTTATTTTGCGACCAAAGAGGAATATAAAAGATTCGTACCGGGCAGAATCATCGGAGTTTCGATCGACCGCCACGGAAACAGAGCTCTGAGAATGGCGCTTCAAACCAGGGAACAGCATATCAAACGAGAGCATGCGACTAGTAATATTTGCACTTCTCAGGCATTGCTCGCTGTAATGGCTTCAATGTACGCAGTCTATCACGGTCCCGAAGGAATTAAAAATATTGCCGAGCGGATTCATTATTTGACATCGTTGTTGAATAGTCATCTTAAAAATATGGGGCTGAATCAACTTAACGATTTTTATTTCGATACGCTGCTAATTAAATTCAAAAATCCTTCGGAAGTAGAGTCCGTTCGTAAACTGGCGCTCGAAAGAAAGATTAATTTCCGCTATACTGATGCCGACAAGATAAGCATTTCAATTTCGCAAGCTACTACATTTGAAGATATTGCTGAAATCGTGGAAATCTTCGATAAAGCGCTCGGACTCTCATATTCGACGAAAGTCGACAAAATCGAATTCGATTACTATGCTATCCCTGATAAATTAAAAAGAAGAAGTCCGTATTTGACTCACCCGGTATTTAATAAATATCATTCCGAAACCGAATTGATGAGGTATATCAAGAGTTTAACGGTCAAAGATTTTTCATTGACGACTTCGATGATTTCTCTCGGATCGTGCACAATGAAATTGAACGCCGCCACGGAGATGTTCGGAATTAGCTGGGAAGAGTTTACGGAAATTCATCCTTTCGCGCCTTCCGATCAGGCGGAAGGTTATTTCAGAATAATAAAAGAATTGGGCGACGATTTGATGAAAATAACAGGATTTAAAGGAATTTCTTTCCAGCCGAATTCGGGCGCACAGGGAGAATATACAGGACTGATGGTTATACGCGCTTATCATAAAAGCAGAGGAGAAGGCAACAGAAATATTGTTCTGATACCATCTTCTGCGCATGGTACTAATCCTGCAAGCGCCGTTATGGCGGGCAACAAAGTAGTGGTTGTCAAATGCGATGAAAACGGCAATATCGATTTGAACGATCTCAAATCCAAAGCCGAAGAGCATAAAGATAATTTATCGGCATTAATGGTTACTTATCCGTCCACTCACGGAGTTTTTGAAGAAGATATCGTGGAAATTTGCAAAATCATTCACGACAACGGCGGACAGGTTTATATGGACGGAGCAAATTTAAATGCGCTCGTCGGGTTGGCATACCCGGCGGAAATAGGCGCAGACGTATGTCATATAAATCTCCACAAAACATTTGCAATTCCGCACGGAGGCGGAGGTCCGGGAATGGGTCCGATTGCCGTCGCCGAACACTTAAAACCGTTTTTGCCGGGACACCCGCTTGTGAAAACCGGCGGCGAAAATGCAATATCGGCGGTTTCCGCCGCTCCTTTCGGAAGTCCGCTCATTTTAATTATTTCTTATGCTTACATTAAAATGATGGGCGGCGAAGGCTTGACTCACGCTACAAAAGCGGCAATTCTGAATGCGAATTATCTCAAAGAAAAACTGAAAAGTTATTTCCCGGTTCTCTATTCCGGCAAAAGAGGATTTGTAGCGCACGAGCTGATATTCGATACGAGAAAGTTCAAACAGACGGCAAAAATTGACGTGGACGATATTGCCAAACGATTAATGGATTACGGATTCCATGCTCCGACCGTATCATTCCCCGTTCCGGGAACATTGATGGTCGAACCGACGGAAAGCGAATCGAAATACGAGCTTGACAGATTTTGCGACGCCATGATTTCAATCTATAATGAAATTAAAGAAATCGAAGAAGGCAAATTCGACGCCGAAGACAATGTATTGAAAAACGCGCCGCATACTCCGTTTGAATTGTCTGCTGACGAATGGAACCATTCGTATACGCGTACAAAAGCGGCTTTCCCGGTGGACTATCTTAAAATCTACAAACCGTGGGTTTCGGTAGGCAGAATAAACAACGCTTACGGCGACAGAAATCTCATTTGCAGTTGTCCGCCCGTATCTCAATACGAATAA
- a CDS encoding CoA-binding protein, whose protein sequence is MYNNNECELLKNSKRIAVVGLSRNPFKTSRMIADYLIRNGYEIAGVNPNLNDDFDIPVFKSLTDIPFDIDIVNIFRRSEDIPELIPDILEIKPRGVWLQLGIRNDDAVAPLIKNGITVIQDECIKIVHSMCFGG, encoded by the coding sequence ATGTATAACAACAACGAATGTGAATTGCTGAAAAATTCAAAGCGGATTGCGGTGGTAGGCTTATCACGCAATCCGTTTAAAACAAGCAGAATGATTGCCGATTATTTGATCCGCAACGGCTACGAAATAGCGGGCGTCAATCCGAATTTGAACGACGACTTCGATATACCGGTCTTTAAATCTCTGACCGATATCCCTTTCGATATCGATATTGTTAATATTTTCAGAAGGTCTGAAGATATTCCGGAACTGATTCCCGACATACTTGAAATTAAACCTCGCGGAGTCTGGCTGCAGCTTGGAATACGCAACGACGACGCTGTCGCTCCGTTAATCAAAAACGGTATTACGGTTATACAGGACGAATGCATTAAGATTGTTCACTCGATGTGCTTCGGAGGATAG
- a CDS encoding RsmE family RNA methyltransferase, whose translation MSDSFLSEIELYYSDAIEGTKTIVLSREESHHLTKVMRHNTGDEIYVTDGKGNIYRTVIFDISKREVKTEIKQIYSYPDKFKNITFCLPRLKNAERFEAALEKSIELGITNFIVFESKRTVARGEKLNRWNKIALAAMKQSLRSWKPVVGYAENLHEISFNGEIIIFEQKGNDTLTEYLNNNYDSNKNYFFIFGPEGGFESSEIEAFENASLLKLTENRLRSETAVIAAAALLATLIR comes from the coding sequence TTGAGCGATTCTTTTCTTTCAGAAATAGAGCTTTATTATTCGGATGCGATTGAAGGAACAAAAACGATTGTCTTGAGTCGGGAAGAATCGCATCATTTGACCAAAGTTATGCGTCACAATACCGGAGACGAAATTTACGTCACCGACGGCAAAGGGAATATCTACCGGACAGTCATATTCGATATTTCAAAAAGAGAAGTCAAAACGGAAATCAAACAAATCTATTCTTATCCGGACAAATTTAAAAATATAACCTTTTGTTTGCCGCGGCTCAAAAATGCAGAACGGTTCGAAGCGGCTCTGGAAAAATCGATCGAGCTGGGTATAACGAATTTCATCGTTTTCGAATCGAAGAGAACCGTTGCCAGGGGCGAAAAACTTAACAGATGGAATAAAATTGCGCTGGCTGCGATGAAACAATCCCTGAGAAGCTGGAAACCCGTCGTCGGTTATGCTGAGAATTTGCATGAAATTTCTTTTAACGGTGAGATAATAATTTTCGAACAAAAGGGTAATGACACACTGACGGAATATTTGAACAATAATTACGATAGCAATAAAAATTATTTTTTCATATTTGGTCCGGAAGGGGGATTTGAAAGTTCTGAAATTGAAGCTTTCGAAAACGCTAGTCTGCTGAAACTTACAGAAAACAGATTGAGAAGCGAGACAGCCGTCATCGCCGCCGCCGCGCTTCTGGCTACATTAATTCGATAG
- a CDS encoding purine-nucleoside phosphorylase yields MINLKDKYKNIIENIGGIIPFKPEICIVLGSGLGGFADNFVNKFTIPTNEIPGYPKSTVEGHKGYLHFVEYNNKKILLVQGRLHFYEGYRLSDCLLPVHIASQMGVEKIILTNAAGGVNKYFIPGDLMLTSSFISFNIKKEMAEVMGAGNIESRNRSFPSEYLNDVIKRAASEEMIPLKEGVYWFNKGPSYETPAEIEMAARMNCDAVGMSTVHEAYYAHLMGMETSSISCITNMAAGISQNKLSHQEVIDTAELVKDKFERLVKKSIELM; encoded by the coding sequence ATGATAAACTTAAAAGACAAATACAAAAATATAATTGAAAATATCGGCGGAATAATTCCCTTTAAACCTGAGATTTGCATTGTACTCGGCAGCGGCTTGGGCGGCTTTGCGGATAACTTCGTTAATAAATTTACTATTCCGACAAACGAAATTCCCGGTTATCCGAAATCGACTGTGGAAGGTCATAAAGGTTATCTTCATTTCGTCGAATACAACAATAAAAAAATATTACTCGTTCAGGGTAGACTTCATTTCTATGAAGGTTACAGACTTTCAGATTGCCTGCTGCCTGTTCATATTGCATCTCAAATGGGCGTAGAAAAAATCATTCTTACAAACGCGGCGGGCGGAGTCAATAAATATTTTATACCCGGAGATTTAATGCTTACTTCCTCTTTCATTTCTTTTAATATCAAAAAAGAGATGGCCGAAGTTATGGGAGCGGGAAATATCGAAAGCAGAAACCGCAGCTTCCCTTCGGAATATCTGAACGACGTAATCAAAAGAGCGGCTTCCGAAGAAATGATACCCCTCAAAGAAGGAGTCTATTGGTTCAACAAAGGTCCTTCATACGAAACTCCTGCGGAAATCGAAATGGCTGCCCGAATGAATTGCGACGCAGTCGGAATGTCCACAGTCCACGAAGCTTATTACGCGCATTTAATGGGAATGGAAACTTCTTCGATTTCATGTATTACCAATATGGCGGCGGGCATTTCGCAGAATAAATTGTCGCATCAGGAAGTAATAGACACAGCAGAGCTTGTAAAAGATAAATTCGAACGCCTTGTAAAGAAATCTATCGAATTAATGTAG